Within Sulfurimonas sp. hsl 1-7, the genomic segment CGCTAGTAATTATAATGTTCCATATTTATTAGTAAAATTTAAAGAGTTTGATTATGAAAAAGATGAAGCAACTTTTGAACTTTATAATTTTAATAACAAAGTTCAAGTCACTTTAGAAGAGTTAAAAAACAGTTAAAGACGAGAGTAATGCATAGAGTAGAAGCCCAGATTGAGAGATTGATTCAAGAGATAAATTATGATGAGGTGAGTCGTTTATTTTCCATGCTTAGCGGTGGAAAACGTCTTCGTGCAAAGTTAGTACTAAAAATTGCAAATGAGCATGAAGATGCACCTTTATTAGCTGCCATTGTAGAGTTGATTCACGGTGCTTCACTTCTTCACGATGATGTGATAGATGAAGCGATGACTCGTCGTGGAAAAGCTTCGGTAAATGCAACAGAGGGGAGTAAAACAGCTGTAATGCTGGGTGATATTCTTTACTCAAAAGCGTTTACGGAACTTGTTCATTTTGACAAACTGGTCGCACAAACTATCTCAGCTTCTGTTACTGATCTGAGTAAGGGTGAGATGATGGATGTGAAGATGGCTGAATCATTCAACTCCGACGAAAAAAAATATCTTGATATGCTTTATTTAAAAACGGCAACACTCATAGAAGCTGCTGCAAAAGCGAGTGCGATTTTAGCGGGTAAAAATGCTGCAACACACGCTTTGTATGGAAGAAACCTTGGATTGTCATTTCAGATAATTGATGATATCTTAGATATCACGTCAGATGAAGCTACACTTGGAAAACCTGCTATGAATGACTTTGTAGAGGGAAAATGTACATTGCCTTATATCTATCTCTATCATGCTTTAGACGAACAAGATAAACACAGACTTGTCTCTTCACATGCTAAAGAGATATCAAGCGAAGAGAGTGCTTGGATTAAAGAGAATATGCAAAAGTACAACACTATTGAAAAATCTTTTGAATTAGCACTTAAACTTTCAAATGAAGCGCAAGAGGCAATGGCAGAGGATCCGGAACTTGTTGCCATTTTAGAAACCATGATAAAGAGAAGTTATTAACGATGCATTATTTAACAGTCAGTCTTTCACATAAAAATAGTGATGTAGCCCTCCGAGAGAAGTTTACTTATACGGATGAGCAAAAAGAGAACTGTTTACAAAATCTTTTACAATCTGAAGCGATCAGTGAAGCAATGATACTTGCTACTTGTAACCGTGTTGAACTTTACGGTTGTTGTAGTGATATAGACAGTGCACTTGAACATATGTTATATCTTTTAACTTCTAAGTCAGGTCTTACTAAAGAGTTCATTAAAGAAACAGCAGAGATTGTGGACGATAGTAGTGCTATTCATCACCTTTTTGCAGTTGCTAGCTCAATTGACTCTATGGTAGTGGGTGAAACGCAAATAGCAGGACAGCTAAAAGATGCTTTTAAATTTTCTCAGGAAAAAGGGTTCTCGTCACAAAAAATGTCTCGGGCAGTTGAGCATGCTTTCAAAACCGCTGCAAAGGTAAGAAACTTTACAGAGATATCTTCTAAACCTGTTTCAGTTGCTTCTGTAGCGATTGCACAAGTGAAAGAGAAGGTTTCAAACTTAGCAGGTAAAAAAGCTCTTGTAATCGGTGTAGGTGAGATGAGTGAGATATGTGCAAAGCATCTTATATCTGACGGTGTTGAAACATATATTACAAACAGAACAAAAGAGAAAGCAACGCATTTAGCAAATGCTTGCGGGGCTAAAGTGTATGAGTTTGGTGACCTTCACAAGGCAGTAAATGAGTTTGATATTATCTTTACAGCTACAAGTGCACAGTACCCTATCATTACAGATGATATGGTTGAGGATGTTGAGTTTGAGCGTTTTTGGTTTGACTTGGCGATTCCTAGAGATATAGAGATGACTCATAAAGAGAGTATCTATCTTTTTAGTATTGATGATATTAAAGATGTTGTAGATGCTAACCGTGCACAACGTGAACAAGATGTAAGAAAAGCACATGGAATTGTTGGACGTAGTGTAGTCGCTTTTTATGAGTGGTTGGATGCACTAAACGTAGAACCGATGATCAAAGAGATCTATCTTAAAGCGAACAAAGCGGTAGAAGCGGAGATGGCTAGAGCACTTAAAAAAGGTTTTATCCCTGAAGAGTGTGCTTATGAAGCCCAAAAAATGGCAAATCAGGCAATAAAAAGATTTTTACACGATATGACTAAAAAGATGAGAGCAGTCTCAACTGAGGCCAAAAGTGACAGCATGACAGGTGCAATGCAGTATATGCTTAACAGTGAAAATGATAATATTCCAGATAAATACAAACATTACATAAAAAAGGATTAATTTTTGAGACGAAGTAAAGCGTTTATACCTACATCTAAGGAAGTGCCAAACGAGGCGACACTCCCTAGTCATATATTTTTATCTCGTGCAGGCTTTATCTCTCAAGTTGCAGCCGGTCTTTATAACTATATGCCGCTTGCTAAAAAAGTGATCAAAAAGATCGAAAATGTAATCAATGAAGAGATGGAAGCTATCTCGGCACAAGAGGTTGAACTAAGTTTTGTTACGCCTGCTGATCTTTGGGCTGAAAGTGGACGTATAGAGAAGTTCGGAAAAGAGCTTTTACGTTTTCGCGATCGTAAAGAGAACCTTTTTGTATTAGGTCCGACTCATGAAGAGATGATGGTTGATCTAGTACGTAACCGTGTAACATCTTATAAAAACTTACCGTTAAATCTTTATCAGATTAAAACGAAATTCCGTGATGAAGCAAGACCGAGATTCGGTCTTATGCGTGGACGTGAATTTATCATGAAAGACGGATACAGTTTTCATAGCTCTTTTGAAGATTTAGATCGTGAATTTGATGCTGTTGAAGCTGCATACAAAAAGATACTTACTCGTTTAGGACTTGATTTTAGAGTGGTTGAAGCAGATAGCGGTGCTATCGGTGGAAGCGGTTCAAAAGAGCTGATGGTCCTTGCTGACAGTGGTGAGGATACGATCGCTGTATGTTCAAAATGTGAATACGGTGCAAATATCGAAGCGGCAAAAAGAAGTAAAAGAGGATCTATTCCTGAAGCTCCTGAAGCGGATTTTAACAAGTTCCAAACACCAGATACTAAGACAATTGAAGATTTAGCACAATTCTTCAAAGTCGATCCGTACTACACGATCAAATGTGTAGCAAAAAGAGTTATCTATGAAGATTCAAGCGAGATCGTACTTTTCTTTGTAAGAGGGTGTGACAATCTTCAAGAGGTAAAAGCTGTAAATGCTACAGATGCACTTGATATCGTAGATGTGACAGAGGAAGAGCTACAAGAGATTGGGCTAGTACCTGGATTTATTGGACCGTTAGACCAAGATAAAGCAAAACATGTTATCGATACTGATCTTAAAAATGCGGCAAATATGATTTGTGGAGCTAATGAAGTTGATTATCACTTTGTTGGCGTTGACTTAAGCGTAATTAGTGAAGTGGCTTATTTTGCAGATATCGCAGAGGTAAACGAGGGTGATACTTGTCCATATTGTGATGGTGAACTTTCGTTCACTAAAGGGATCGAAGTTGGACATATCTTTAAACTGGGAACTACTTACTCAGCTCCACTTAAAGCAGAATTTTTAGATGAAAACGGTAAAACTCAACCGTTTATTATGGGTACATACGGTATGGGTGTATCGCGTTTAGTTGCAGCTGTAGTTGAACAACACCATGATGAGAACGGTTGTATCTGGACAAAAGAGACAGCTCCTTATATGGTAAATATCATGGTAAGTAACATCAAAGATGATGAACAGGTTGCCCTTGGTGAAGAGCTCTATAGCAAACTTCAAGAAAGTAAAGTTGAAGTTATCCTTGATGATCGTAAAGATAGATTCGGCTTTAAAATGAAAGATGCTGAGTTAATCGGTTTTCCATATACTGTTATAATTGGTAAAGAGCTTGTAAACGGTAATGTACAAATATATAATCGTGCTACAACAGAAAAAACAGAGGTGAAAGCTGATGAAATTTATGAAAAGATTATGGAAATGATTTAATGGTATATTTTTTAATATATCTATTTTTAGAGGTATTGGTCTCAGTCAATATCTCTTCTGCTATTGGTGGCCTTGCAACATTCTTTGAAATTTTGGCAAGTGCTTTTATCGGTATAGCTATACTTGTAAACTTTCGAAATACACTTTTTGAAAACATGAAATCAGTTTCTTACAACTGTATAGATCTACAAGAGTTTCAAAGACTCAACCTATTTACCCTTTTTGGAGCTATTTTATTAATAATCCCCGGTTTTTTAACAGATATTTTAGGGATATTATTACAGTTTAGTGTCATAACGAGTATGATTGTTAACCGTTATAATGTAAAATCCAAAAGCTGTAAAACTTCAGCTTTTGAAGATGAAGAAAATTTTAAAAAGGATAAAAACGATGTTATCGACGTTGAGATTATTGAGCATAACAGTTCTACTAAGTAGTGTTTTATCGGCAAATACAAATGAAAAAATAGAAGAGTTCTTAACAGATAAGTTTGAAGAAAATAAAAGAATAGAATCGATTGAAGTAAAAGTTAAAGAGAGAGTTCCTTTAAAAGAGTTAAAGGGGTGGAGCGGTTATATAGTTGAAGTTGAAGCATATCTCAAAGAAGACCCAAAACGTCAAGTAAAACAAAGAATGGTATGGTTCTCTGACGGTCAAATGATCACAAAAGAATTGACAGATATGGAAAGCGGGCGTAGCCTTGTAGAAAAGGTAAAGCCGAAATTTGAAAACAGATTTTATAAAAAAGAGAACTTGATCTACGGAGATGCAAACTCTAAACATAAAGTAGCACTTTTTTCAGATCCTTTATGTCCGTTTTGTAAAGGGTTTGTGCCGGGCGCAATTAAAGATATGAAAAATGATCCTAAAAAGTTTGCAGTATATTATTACCATATGCCGTTAGAGAGAATCCACCCGGCTTCTGTTCATATTGTTAAAATGGCTGCGGCTGCTGAGCTAAAAGGTGTAAAAGATGTTACACTGAAAATGTATAACATTAAAGTTAATCCAAGAGAAAAAGATGTGAATAAAATATTAGAAGCATTTAACACAGCTGTTGGAACAAATTTAACACAAAAAGATATCAATGATCCAAAAGTATTACAACACGTAAATAGTGACTTTGATACGGCAAATGAATTAATGGTAGCAGGGACACCGACAGTTTACCTAGATGGAAAGCTTGATGAAACTAAAAAGGGATATAAAAAAGTTAAATAATGGAAAAATTAGTAATAGCAACAAGAGTATCAGACCTAGCACTTTGGCAAGCGTATCATATTAAAGAAAGAGTTGAAAAATCTTTTCCCGAGATTGAAGTTGAACTCAATAAGATTGTAAGTAACGGTGATAAGGTTTTAGATAAACCACTTGCATTAATCGGTGGAAAAGGGCACTTTACAAAAGAGTTAGAAGACCAAATGTTAGCAGGAAATGCTCATATGGCTGTACATAGTTTAAAAGATGTACCGACATATATTCCTGAAGGTTTAGAACTTGTTGCAGTTACTGAGCGTCAAGATCAAAGTGATGTGTTTTTATCACACACATACAGCTCTTTAGATGAACTTCCTCAGGGTGCAGTGGTCGGTACTACAAGTTTACGTCGCCGTATGCAGCTACTTGCAAAACGTCCAGACCTAAAAGTAAAAGATCTTCGTGGTAATGTAAATACACGTTTGAGAAAACTTGCAGAAGGGCAGTATGATGCTATTATCCTTGCTTTTATCGGTTTAAATAGACTTGATCTTTTAAAAGATATCCCTCATGTAGAAAAACTCTCTCTTGATATGATGATCCCGCCAATGGGTCAGGCTGCTCTTGGAATCGAGATCGTTCAAGGTGATCCGAAAGTTTTAGAGATTGCAGAGAGTTTAAAAGACATCAATACATTTATCTGTACT encodes:
- a CDS encoding polyprenyl synthetase family protein, yielding MHRVEAQIERLIQEINYDEVSRLFSMLSGGKRLRAKLVLKIANEHEDAPLLAAIVELIHGASLLHDDVIDEAMTRRGKASVNATEGSKTAVMLGDILYSKAFTELVHFDKLVAQTISASVTDLSKGEMMDVKMAESFNSDEKKYLDMLYLKTATLIEAAAKASAILAGKNAATHALYGRNLGLSFQIIDDILDITSDEATLGKPAMNDFVEGKCTLPYIYLYHALDEQDKHRLVSSHAKEISSEESAWIKENMQKYNTIEKSFELALKLSNEAQEAMAEDPELVAILETMIKRSY
- the hemA gene encoding glutamyl-tRNA reductase, with translation MHYLTVSLSHKNSDVALREKFTYTDEQKENCLQNLLQSEAISEAMILATCNRVELYGCCSDIDSALEHMLYLLTSKSGLTKEFIKETAEIVDDSSAIHHLFAVASSIDSMVVGETQIAGQLKDAFKFSQEKGFSSQKMSRAVEHAFKTAAKVRNFTEISSKPVSVASVAIAQVKEKVSNLAGKKALVIGVGEMSEICAKHLISDGVETYITNRTKEKATHLANACGAKVYEFGDLHKAVNEFDIIFTATSAQYPIITDDMVEDVEFERFWFDLAIPRDIEMTHKESIYLFSIDDIKDVVDANRAQREQDVRKAHGIVGRSVVAFYEWLDALNVEPMIKEIYLKANKAVEAEMARALKKGFIPEECAYEAQKMANQAIKRFLHDMTKKMRAVSTEAKSDSMTGAMQYMLNSENDNIPDKYKHYIKKD
- a CDS encoding proline--tRNA ligase is translated as MRRSKAFIPTSKEVPNEATLPSHIFLSRAGFISQVAAGLYNYMPLAKKVIKKIENVINEEMEAISAQEVELSFVTPADLWAESGRIEKFGKELLRFRDRKENLFVLGPTHEEMMVDLVRNRVTSYKNLPLNLYQIKTKFRDEARPRFGLMRGREFIMKDGYSFHSSFEDLDREFDAVEAAYKKILTRLGLDFRVVEADSGAIGGSGSKELMVLADSGEDTIAVCSKCEYGANIEAAKRSKRGSIPEAPEADFNKFQTPDTKTIEDLAQFFKVDPYYTIKCVAKRVIYEDSSEIVLFFVRGCDNLQEVKAVNATDALDIVDVTEEELQEIGLVPGFIGPLDQDKAKHVIDTDLKNAANMICGANEVDYHFVGVDLSVISEVAYFADIAEVNEGDTCPYCDGELSFTKGIEVGHIFKLGTTYSAPLKAEFLDENGKTQPFIMGTYGMGVSRLVAAVVEQHHDENGCIWTKETAPYMVNIMVSNIKDDEQVALGEELYSKLQESKVEVILDDRKDRFGFKMKDAELIGFPYTVIIGKELVNGNVQIYNRATTEKTEVKADEIYEKIMEMI
- a CDS encoding FxsA family protein, coding for MVYFLIYLFLEVLVSVNISSAIGGLATFFEILASAFIGIAILVNFRNTLFENMKSVSYNCIDLQEFQRLNLFTLFGAILLIIPGFLTDILGILLQFSVITSMIVNRYNVKSKSCKTSAFEDEENFKKDKNDVIDVEIIEHNSSTK
- a CDS encoding DsbA family protein codes for the protein MLSTLRLLSITVLLSSVLSANTNEKIEEFLTDKFEENKRIESIEVKVKERVPLKELKGWSGYIVEVEAYLKEDPKRQVKQRMVWFSDGQMITKELTDMESGRSLVEKVKPKFENRFYKKENLIYGDANSKHKVALFSDPLCPFCKGFVPGAIKDMKNDPKKFAVYYYHMPLERIHPASVHIVKMAAAAELKGVKDVTLKMYNIKVNPREKDVNKILEAFNTAVGTNLTQKDINDPKVLQHVNSDFDTANELMVAGTPTVYLDGKLDETKKGYKKVK
- the hemC gene encoding hydroxymethylbilane synthase, producing the protein MEKLVIATRVSDLALWQAYHIKERVEKSFPEIEVELNKIVSNGDKVLDKPLALIGGKGHFTKELEDQMLAGNAHMAVHSLKDVPTYIPEGLELVAVTERQDQSDVFLSHTYSSLDELPQGAVVGTTSLRRRMQLLAKRPDLKVKDLRGNVNTRLRKLAEGQYDAIILAFIGLNRLDLLKDIPHVEKLSLDMMIPPMGQAALGIEIVQGDPKVLEIAESLKDINTFICTQIERDFISKIGAGCSAPVACNAVIDGDNVVFRTMIGFSDGTNIMQEKMIKKISESQNMGLEMAELMINNGALELLKKAEEVAFKDEMPQRL